Proteins from a genomic interval of Lacticaseibacillus pabuli:
- a CDS encoding MFS transporter produces the protein MGQVASAKSQSTATQRKWVLASTSAGFALENMDVMFLSFALSSIAVDMHLNGTQAGFISTITNLGMLVGGLIFGILGDRFGRVKTFSQTVFIFAFATAAMFFAHNIYMIYLFRFIAGIGAGGEYGVGITLIADNFPRKEIGRLTSIAAIGGQVGAVLAAIVAAWILSFTTWNTLFLVGVIPVILIVFIRKHVRESDSFLARKAAGTVPKAAVGELFKTPKLAVQTVSLIFMVIVQIAGYFGLMSWLPTIMQGQLHLSVSGSSVWMITTIIGMSLGMMTFGTILDKFGPRRAFGIFLLASALSVFGIAMVNSRGTMLLAGAVVGFFSNGMFGGYGAVISQLYPSAIRSTANNVIVNIGRAIGGFSSVVIGFLMDHYSLIVVMGFLATLYVLSCLTMLSIGGLRNLHGQAKEELNHELNN, from the coding sequence ATGGGTCAAGTCGCGTCAGCAAAGTCGCAATCAACTGCAACACAGCGCAAGTGGGTGCTCGCTTCCACTAGCGCCGGCTTTGCATTGGAGAACATGGATGTCATGTTTCTCTCCTTTGCACTCAGCTCTATCGCCGTCGACATGCATCTTAATGGCACGCAAGCGGGTTTCATTTCAACTATCACCAACCTGGGTATGCTGGTGGGTGGTTTAATATTTGGTATTTTAGGTGATCGTTTCGGGCGTGTGAAAACATTCTCGCAAACGGTCTTTATTTTTGCCTTCGCTACCGCGGCAATGTTCTTTGCCCACAATATTTATATGATTTACCTCTTCCGGTTCATTGCCGGCATCGGTGCTGGTGGTGAATACGGGGTCGGCATTACCTTGATTGCCGACAACTTCCCGCGTAAGGAAATCGGCCGGTTGACCTCGATTGCAGCAATTGGCGGTCAAGTCGGGGCGGTGCTCGCGGCGATTGTGGCAGCCTGGATTCTCAGCTTCACCACTTGGAACACGCTGTTCCTCGTTGGTGTCATTCCTGTCATCTTGATTGTTTTCATTCGCAAGCACGTGCGCGAAAGCGACAGCTTCTTGGCACGCAAAGCAGCTGGCACTGTTCCCAAGGCGGCGGTGGGTGAGCTGTTCAAAACGCCTAAGCTAGCAGTCCAAACGGTATCGCTAATCTTCATGGTTATCGTGCAAATCGCCGGTTACTTTGGGCTGATGAGTTGGTTGCCAACCATCATGCAGGGACAGTTGCACCTGTCCGTATCGGGTTCATCAGTCTGGATGATTACGACGATTATCGGCATGAGCTTGGGGATGATGACGTTTGGGACCATCCTGGATAAATTCGGACCACGCCGCGCGTTTGGTATCTTCCTCTTGGCTTCGGCATTGTCCGTCTTCGGGATCGCGATGGTGAACAGCCGCGGGACCATGTTGCTGGCCGGTGCGGTTGTTGGGTTCTTCTCAAACGGGATGTTCGGCGGCTACGGCGCGGTCATTAGTCAGTTGTACCCGAGTGCCATTCGGTCAACGGCGAACAACGTCATCGTGAACATTGGCCGGGCAATCGGCGGCTTTTCCTCAGTCGTCATTGGCTTCTTGATGGACCACTACTCCCTGATTGTCGTCATGGGTTTTCTGGCAACACTCTATGTGCTGAGTTGCCTGACGATGCTGTCAATCGGTGGATTGCGGAATTTGCACGGGCAAGCTAAGGAGGAACTAAATCATGAGCTTAACAACTAA
- a CDS encoding AAA family ATPase translates to MTTQVILIRGNSGSGKTTLAKQLQQELPDSMLISQDTFRRDILNAPDHPGNKSEDLILANAYWANEHVHYLIIEGILKRSVYTALLGKLRTEFGRQLHSFYYDLSFEETLLRNESRAMPFLDGTLEKWWVAKDALGDEDVIFTDKTTLDEQKRAVLGQLN, encoded by the coding sequence ATGACAACACAGGTTATTTTGATTCGGGGCAATTCCGGTAGTGGGAAGACCACTTTAGCCAAGCAACTGCAGCAGGAATTACCGGATTCGATGCTGATTAGTCAGGATACTTTTCGGCGCGACATCTTAAATGCACCCGACCATCCGGGCAACAAGAGTGAAGACCTGATTCTCGCCAACGCGTATTGGGCGAATGAACATGTCCATTATTTGATTATTGAGGGCATCTTAAAACGCAGCGTTTATACCGCGCTGCTTGGTAAGTTGCGGACCGAGTTTGGCCGGCAACTGCACAGCTTTTACTATGACCTGTCGTTTGAAGAGACGCTGCTACGCAACGAATCACGTGCGATGCCGTTTCTCGATGGCACCCTAGAAAAATGGTGGGTCGCTAAAGATGCGCTTGGTGATGAGGATGTGATCTTCACGGACAAGACGACTTTGGACGAACAGAAGCGCGCGGTGCTGGGGCAATTGAACTAA
- a CDS encoding dihydroorotate oxidase, with protein sequence MSLTTKFLGRTYASPIMNAAGIRCTTTVELDQLRQSSAGTFVTKTATLNPRSGNAGKRLAALPNGSINSMGLPNEGIDYYLDYLTNLPDHGHDAFLSVAGFSEGDQLAVLSKIAASDFAGIVELNLSCPNIVGHPQLAYDFEATDALLAKVFAQFGQLELGVKLPPFFDPVHFDQIAAVLNKYPIKYINSINSLGNGFFINPDTDAPMIEPKSGFGGIGGGYAKPTALANVRAMRERLRDDIAIIGTGGVQNGRDAYDLILCGASMVQVATLLGEEGIAAFDHLNAQLQTVLTAKGYPNAEAAVGQLVTNVKH encoded by the coding sequence ATGAGCTTAACAACTAAATTTCTGGGTCGGACGTACGCCAGCCCAATCATGAACGCGGCGGGAATTCGCTGCACGACAACTGTGGAATTGGACCAATTGCGGCAGAGTAGTGCGGGGACGTTTGTGACCAAAACGGCGACGTTGAACCCGCGCAGCGGCAATGCCGGCAAGCGTCTCGCCGCCCTACCAAATGGCAGCATTAATTCCATGGGACTGCCTAACGAAGGCATTGACTACTACTTGGATTACCTGACGAATTTGCCTGACCACGGCCATGATGCGTTTCTGTCCGTCGCGGGATTTTCTGAAGGTGATCAGCTTGCTGTGCTCAGCAAAATTGCGGCTAGCGATTTTGCCGGGATAGTTGAGTTGAACCTGTCATGTCCTAACATCGTGGGGCACCCGCAATTGGCGTACGATTTTGAGGCGACCGACGCATTGCTGGCGAAGGTGTTTGCGCAGTTCGGTCAACTTGAATTGGGTGTGAAGTTGCCGCCATTCTTTGATCCCGTGCACTTTGATCAGATTGCGGCTGTATTGAACAAGTACCCCATCAAGTATATCAACAGCATTAATAGCTTGGGCAACGGCTTCTTCATTAACCCGGATACGGATGCGCCGATGATTGAACCAAAGAGCGGCTTCGGCGGTATTGGCGGTGGTTATGCCAAGCCGACTGCACTCGCCAATGTGCGGGCGATGCGTGAGCGGTTGCGCGATGACATTGCCATTATCGGCACTGGGGGTGTTCAAAATGGCCGTGACGCCTATGATCTGATTTTGTGTGGGGCGTCAATGGTGCAAGTTGCAACCTTGCTCGGCGAAGAAGGCATTGCGGCATTTGACCATTTGAACGCGCAGTTGCAGACTGTTTTGACAGCTAAGGGCTACCCGAATGCTGAAGCGGCGGTTGGCCAGTTAGTAACAAACGTTAAGCACTAG
- a CDS encoding type II toxin-antitoxin system HicA family toxin, with protein MPMTQRQMVRLLMKNGWFKTGGGKGSHIKMAKAGKRPITVPHGELRQPTENAIRKQAGIE; from the coding sequence GTGCCCATGACACAGCGACAAATGGTCCGGCTCTTGATGAAGAATGGCTGGTTTAAAACCGGGGGCGGCAAAGGATCACACATCAAAATGGCCAAGGCGGGAAAACGGCCCATCACGGTTCCACATGGCGAGTTGCGCCAACCGACGGAAAATGCCATTCGTAAGCAGGCAGGGATTGAGTAA